In Clostridium butyricum, the genomic stretch ATTCTCTTTAAATTTTCATCATCAATTAATTTTTTTTCATAGCATTTTACCAATAGATCTTTAAAAAAGAATTCATTATTCATATTAGAATTCAATATGCTTTTATAATCTTCAAACACTATTTTGTTTGTTTTTTCTAAGTCATTTTTCTCATTAAAAGTCTCAATTTTTTTTAAATCCATTTTATCATCACCACTCACACTTATAAATATCTAAATTATTACAATACTTACTTTTACGTTTATTGATTCTTATAAATACTATAAAAATTTTTTTATTCCTCAACATATCTCTACTTTCATATAGACAATTATTCTTTTTCATTATTTATATCTGTATAATCTTTTACACCATTTCTTATATTATCTGCAATTATATAAAGAACTTTTCCTTCAAGAAGCTCTAAAGAGCCTTGACAGTAGCCATCAAAATATTCTTTCATTATTTCTATAAGTTCATCATCACCAATCATATCTAACGTTTCATTTTTATAATTATAAAAAATTTCTACTAATTCATTTATTGTATCGCTATAATTGAATTGCGATATATATGGTGAATCACAAAAGTTCTCGATTAACTTAGTTATTATCTCACCATTAAATTCTATTCTTCCACTTCTTTTAAGAGCTATTTTTCTTGTTTTCATAATTTCTTTTACATCATTTTCAGTAAGCTTAAGATAATAATTTTTTGTCAATTGATTTGTTCCTATAATATCATTAAATACTTGTGTTTCTATTAATTCGTTACTATTATTCGTAAAAAATCTAGTAATTTCATTCATTTTTCAAACCTTCTTTCACAAAAACTATTGACTTTTATTAGTTTTTATGATATATTTAAATTATATATATCATAGCTTCATTATACATTTGACACTTTTTATTGTCAATGTATTTTGTTGTGAAAAAAATTAATAGTACATTTATAATATTAACTATAAAAATTAATCTCAGTATATAGGTTTTACTAAACTTGATATACTGAGATTATTTCAATTTATTATTAAATTTAAAATTCTTTATTATTATCAATTAATCTTGAACATATGATTTCATCAACTTATCATATCAAAAAAACTTACCTGATCACTTTCCTGCATACCATTTAAGCAACCAAATTTTCTTAACAAGTCAGTAGCTGAATTACCTATTTTGGCACGCTTCTTTAAATTATCTACAGAACTTATTGGCTCTATTTCATGAACAGCCGCATATATTGATTCTGCCGCTACACTTCCCATTCCTGCAATACTATTTAAAGGCGGCCTTAAGCCTTCTTCTTCAACTTTAAATTTGGTTGCATCAGATTTATATAAATCTATTGGCAAGAATTTAAATCCTCTTTCATACATTTCAAGTACTATTTCTAAATCGTCATACATATCCTTATCCTTTGGTGCTGCATCATTTCCTTGTGCTAATATTTCTGCCATTTTTTCTTTTACTCTGTCTTTTCCAAATATCATAAATTCTGCGTCAAAAGCCTTTGCTCTTATTGAAAAATATGCTGCATAATAAGCCTTAGGTATGTGTACCTTAAACCATGCAATTCTAAATGCCATCATTACATATGCTGCTGCATGGGCCTTTGGGAACATGTATTTAATTTTTTTGCACGAATCTATATACCATTCTGGAACATCATTTTCTCTCATAAGTGCTTCATATTCTGCCCATTTTTCTGGATTTTTTAAAGCCTGCCCTTTACGCACAAGTTCCATTATTTTAAAGGCAGTATTTGGAGGAAGATTCATCTTAATAAGATAAACCATGATATCATCTCTACAACATACAGCATCACTGATACTTGTAATTACTCCTGTATCAATTAAATCCTTGGCATTACCAAGCCATACATCAGTACCATGAGAAAGACCAGATATACACAATAAATCAGAGAATGTTTTTGGAAGTGTATCTACAAGCATCCCTCTTACAAATTTTGTTCCAAACTCAGGTATACCAAAAGTACCAACTTTTGAATTTATCTGCTCTGGGGTTACACCAAGAGCTGTTGTTGATGAAAATAAAGACATTGTTTCTTTATCATCCAATGGTATAGTGTGTGGATTTATTCCAGTAATATCTTGAAGCATTCTGATTACAGTGGGATCATCATGGCCAAGTATATCAAGTTTAAGAAGATTCTGGTCAATTGAGTGATAATCAAAATGTGTTGTTATAATATCAGAATCAGGATCATCTGCTGGATGCTGAACTGGACAAAATTCAAAAATCTCCCTTCCTTTTGGAACAACAATTATACCTCCAGGATGCTGTCCTGTAGTTCTTTTTATTCCAGTACATCCCTTAGCAATTCTTGTTATTTCAGCCTTAGTTATAGTTTGACTTTTTTCTTCATAATATTTTTTCACATATCCAAATGCTGTTTTTTCTGCAATTGTTCCAATTGTACCAGCCTTAAACGTTGTTCCTTTTCCAAATATAACTTCTGTATATTTATGAGCTTTTGCCTGATATTCTCCTGAGAAATTTAAATCTATATCCGGTTCCTTATCTCCATTAAATCCAAGGAATGTTTCAAAAGGTATATCCATTCCATCCTTATCCATGTTTTCTCCACACGCTGGACATACCTTATCTGGAAGGTCAAACCCATTTTTAGATCCATAATCATTAAAATCAGAATATTTACATTTAGGACATCTGTAATGAGGTGGAAGTGCATTAACTTCAGTAATACCCGTCATATATGCAACTACTGATGAACCAACAGAACCTCTTGAACCAACAAGATATCCATCATCATTAGATTTCCATACAAGCTTCTGAGCAATTATATACATAACAGAAAATCCATTTTTAATTATTGAGTCAAGCTCCTTCTCAAGTCTGTCTTTAACTATTTTAGGGAGATTTTCTCCATATAATTCATGTGCTTTACCATAAGCTATGTCCTTTATTGTCTGTTCACATCCATCAATATGAGGTGGACACTTTTCCGGCGAAATAGGACTTATCTGTTCACACATTTCTGAAATTTTATTTGTATTAGTAACAACAACTTCATAAGCCTTTTCTTCTCCTAAATAGGAAAACTCTTCAAGCATTTCTTCAGTTGTCTTTAAATATAATGGTGCCTGCATATCTGCATCCTTAAATCCCTGGCCGGCTTCAAGTATACGTCTGTATATTTCATCTTCTGGATCCATGAAATGAACATCTCCAGTTGCAACAACAAGCTTTCCAAGCTTTTCACCAAGACTTATTATCTTTCTATTTATTTCTTTTATATATTCCTTGTTTGGAACCTGCTCATTTCTAATTAAATAATCATCATTTCCAATAGGTTGTATTTCAAGATAATCATAATCCTTAGCTATATTTTCAATTTCTTCATCAGACTTTCCAAGAAGTATTGATTGAAATAGCTCCCCTTCACTACATGCGCTTCCAAGTATGAGTCCTTCTGAATATTTTTTAAACATACTTTTTAGTATACGTGGTTTTTTATAAAAATAATCAAGGTGCGAATATGATACAAGCTTATACAGGTTCTTTAATCCAGTATAATCTTTTGCAAGTATTATAGCATGATGTGTTCTTAGTTTTTTATACTGAGCCTTTTTTGATTCTTCATCACAAGCATATGTCTCAATATCTGAAAGAGTCTTTGCACCTCTCTCCTTAAGCATATCAATCATTACATTGAATACTTTAACAGTCGTATCAACATCATCAAGTGCTCTATGTGCAACTTCAACTTTTATTCCTAAATTCTTGGCTATTCTTCCAAGTTTATAGCTTTTGTATTGTGGAAAAAGATCCTGAGCAAGAGATAGTGTATCAAGATATGTGAAATCAAAGTCATGCCCTAAAACTTTAGCATAATGCCTTAAAAATCCAATATCAAACTCTGCATTATGAGCGACAAGAATACTTCCTTCTATGAATTCAAGCATTTTAGGAAATACCTTATCTATTGTTTCTGCATTTCTTACCATATCATCAGTTATATTTGTAACCTCAACAACCCTTGGCGGTATAGGTTTTTCTGGATTTACAAAGGTACTGAATTTATCAATAACTTTTCCATCCTTAACTTTCATTATACCTATTTCCGTTATTTTCTCTAGTTTTGGAGAAAATCCTGTTGTTTCAAGGTCAAGAACACAGTATATATCATCAATACTCTGACCTTTTATATTTTTAACACTCGGTTTTTTATCTGGTGCTAAATATGCTTCAACTCCATAAATTATCTTCATATCAGGATTATCTCTTCCAAGGAGCTTATGTGCTTCAGGAAAAGCCTGAACAACACCATGATCTGTTATTGCGATAGATTTCATTCCCCAGCTCATAGCTCTCTTTATAAGATCACCTGCACTAGACATTGCATCCATCTGGCTCATCTTTGTATGCATATGAAGTTCTACTCTTTTAACTTCTGAATTATCAACTCTTTTTGCTCTTTTAATTCCATTTGTCTCTACTATTATATTGGCAATAATTTCTATCTCACCAGAAAACTTGCTATAACCTGAATTACCACAAAGCCTCACACCTTTAGCCTTTTTTAGCTTTGATATTACTTCATCACTCTGTTCAGGTTTTAGGAAGGATTTACAGCACATTGAACTTGATCCATCATATAAATCAAAAGAAACAAGTATCTTACCACTTCTAAGTTCTTTTGTCTCTATATTTGATATTTCACCTTCAATTGCTACTGTACCTTCATAAGGAGTAATATCAATAATTTTAACTATATTCTCTTTTATATTGCTACTTCTACCAAGAATAAGAAATGGATTATTTTTCTTATTGCTTTTTCCCTCACTTTTTGATTCTCCTCCATTAGCTTGATAAAAACCTTTGTTAAATGTACCCTGCCCATCTGAATTTTTATTTGATTCAGATTTTTTTTCTTTGCTGCTATTTCCTGATGTTTCAAAACTTCCCGATGAAACTTTGATTTCTTTTTGAAATCTAATCATCTCTTCTTTCTTTTTATCTTCATTTAACTTATTCTGTTCTTCACTGCTTACATTATCACAAAAATTAATTCTATAATTTTTTCCATAAATATCCTTTATTGCTTTTTGAATCTCACTGTCATATTTTAAATTTTTCAACATATGCGATACTGACATATTAAAACAAAAATTAATTTCATTTTCTTTTATTTCATAATCACAATTATTTATCACTGCTTTTAAATATGGATGTCTATTAGATAAAGTATATAATATGTTATCCATCTCATTTTCAATTGGACTTATATGAACGTCTTCAGAATAATTAATAATTATTCTAGATTCATTTAAAAAGAATCTTTCTTTTATAAAATTGTTAAGTCCTTCAATTTCATTTATTTCAATATACTTATCAGAACTGACTTCAATTTCAAGTATTTTGCTTTTCTTTTTTAATTTTATTTTTTCAACAATAGCAGTATTTATGCTGCCTTCACTTTTGTAATCACTAAAAACCTCATTGATTTTTTTCATTACTATCCAAACCTTCCACAGTAAATTTTTAGCACTTTACATTATATATAATAACTAACTTATTTGTCATATATTAAAAACAGCTGAATAAATAAATTGTAATAAAGAAACCTCAAAAAATCGCTTCATACTTAATATCTTCTTAAAATTAGAGATAATTTAAATAAAAAATAGAGGAAGTTTATAACTCCTCTACTTAAATGTTACCATAAACTATATTTCTTTAATAATAATATAAACAAACCACTTTGTCTTTTATATTTATTATTCTATTCTATATAGTGTATTTCCATCTTTTATAGTCTCTACAACTTTTATTTCTTTAATATTTTCAATGGGAATTTCTAAAGGATTTTTATCTAATATAACAAAGTCTGCCTTCTTTCCTACCTCTATACTTCCCTTTTTATCTTCTTCAAAATACTGATAAGCTGCATTTATGGTTACAGCTTTTAAAGCTTCATAAACTGGTATCCTTTCATCTTTTCCTAATGATATTCCCTTTTTAGTTACTCTATTTACTGCTACATGAATTGTTTCAATCATATTAGGTTCTATTACTGGAGAATCCTGATGAAATGTAAATTTAATATCCTTTTTCAATGAAGATGCACTTAAACTTATTCTTGAAGCTCTCTCTAGCCCAAAATTACTTATATGTACATCTCCCCAATAATAAACATGAGCTACAAAAAATGAAGGTATTATTCCAAGCTCTTTTACTTTATCTAATTGATCTCTATCTAAAAATTGAGCATGAATCATAACTGGTCTTATGCCGGCAACATCGTATCCTTCATTTTTAATCTTATCAATTGCATCAATATACTGTTTAGCTGCTGCATCACCATTACAATGAGCCAAAATCTGCATATTATTTTTTGCTGCTTCCCTTACTGCATCACAAACATCTTTAAATTCCATAGTTCCATATCCAAGGTACATTTCATCATTTAAGTAAGGTTTTCTCACCCATGCAGTACGGGCTTGTGGAGAACCATCTAAAAAAATTTTATAACCTCCAACTTTAAAATTATTATCATACTTTTTTATAGATTTGCTGAATTTATCTTTGAAGATTTCAACAGAATCCACAGCTGAATATCCTACTACATCAAGATTTATTATTTTTTTATCTATTAGAGCCTCATATAGTGGTGCTACTTGTGAAACCATCATTCCTTCTTGAACTGTAGTTATTCCATAAGATAAATATCGTTCTTGAGCCATACAAAATGCATTAAATAATTCTTCACCGCTTGCCATTGGAATCTTCTTTAAATATTTCATAAAAGCATTTTCTTCTATATATCCTGTTAATTTATCCTTGTCTTTTCCTATTACCCCTCCACTTGGAGATTTAGTATTTATGTTTATATCCATTAACTCTAATCCTTTAGAGTTAAATACACCAGCATGTCCTGATTTATGCTGTATTATAATTGGAAAGTTTCCTTTCACATTATCTAATTGAAAACAAGTTGGATGTTTTTTATTTATAAAATCATTATGATCATATCCTTTTCCTACAATCCACTGATTTTCTTTCATATTATTTATTTCTATAA encodes the following:
- a CDS encoding DUF6323 family protein, producing MNEITRFFTNNSNELIETQVFNDIIGTNQLTKNYYLKLTENDVKEIMKTRKIALKRSGRIEFNGEIITKLIENFCDSPYISQFNYSDTINELVEIFYNYKNETLDMIGDDELIEIMKEYFDGYCQGSLELLEGKVLYIIADNIRNGVKDYTDINNEKE
- the polC gene encoding DNA polymerase III subunit alpha codes for the protein MKKINEVFSDYKSEGSINTAIVEKIKLKKKSKILEIEVSSDKYIEINEIEGLNNFIKERFFLNESRIIINYSEDVHISPIENEMDNILYTLSNRHPYLKAVINNCDYEIKENEINFCFNMSVSHMLKNLKYDSEIQKAIKDIYGKNYRINFCDNVSSEEQNKLNEDKKKEEMIRFQKEIKVSSGSFETSGNSSKEKKSESNKNSDGQGTFNKGFYQANGGESKSEGKSNKKNNPFLILGRSSNIKENIVKIIDITPYEGTVAIEGEISNIETKELRSGKILVSFDLYDGSSSMCCKSFLKPEQSDEVISKLKKAKGVRLCGNSGYSKFSGEIEIIANIIVETNGIKRAKRVDNSEVKRVELHMHTKMSQMDAMSSAGDLIKRAMSWGMKSIAITDHGVVQAFPEAHKLLGRDNPDMKIIYGVEAYLAPDKKPSVKNIKGQSIDDIYCVLDLETTGFSPKLEKITEIGIMKVKDGKVIDKFSTFVNPEKPIPPRVVEVTNITDDMVRNAETIDKVFPKMLEFIEGSILVAHNAEFDIGFLRHYAKVLGHDFDFTYLDTLSLAQDLFPQYKSYKLGRIAKNLGIKVEVAHRALDDVDTTVKVFNVMIDMLKERGAKTLSDIETYACDEESKKAQYKKLRTHHAIILAKDYTGLKNLYKLVSYSHLDYFYKKPRILKSMFKKYSEGLILGSACSEGELFQSILLGKSDEEIENIAKDYDYLEIQPIGNDDYLIRNEQVPNKEYIKEINRKIISLGEKLGKLVVATGDVHFMDPEDEIYRRILEAGQGFKDADMQAPLYLKTTEEMLEEFSYLGEEKAYEVVVTNTNKISEMCEQISPISPEKCPPHIDGCEQTIKDIAYGKAHELYGENLPKIVKDRLEKELDSIIKNGFSVMYIIAQKLVWKSNDDGYLVGSRGSVGSSVVAYMTGITEVNALPPHYRCPKCKYSDFNDYGSKNGFDLPDKVCPACGENMDKDGMDIPFETFLGFNGDKEPDIDLNFSGEYQAKAHKYTEVIFGKGTTFKAGTIGTIAEKTAFGYVKKYYEEKSQTITKAEITRIAKGCTGIKRTTGQHPGGIIVVPKGREIFEFCPVQHPADDPDSDIITTHFDYHSIDQNLLKLDILGHDDPTVIRMLQDITGINPHTIPLDDKETMSLFSSTTALGVTPEQINSKVGTFGIPEFGTKFVRGMLVDTLPKTFSDLLCISGLSHGTDVWLGNAKDLIDTGVITSISDAVCCRDDIMVYLIKMNLPPNTAFKIMELVRKGQALKNPEKWAEYEALMRENDVPEWYIDSCKKIKYMFPKAHAAAYVMMAFRIAWFKVHIPKAYYAAYFSIRAKAFDAEFMIFGKDRVKEKMAEILAQGNDAAPKDKDMYDDLEIVLEMYERGFKFLPIDLYKSDATKFKVEEEGLRPPLNSIAGMGSVAAESIYAAVHEIEPISSVDNLKKRAKIGNSATDLLRKFGCLNGMQESDQVSFFDMIS
- a CDS encoding amidohydrolase — its product is MKKIYYNGSIITMENNKIVDTVLIEDDLIKSVGLKEEIIKNNADAQLIDLNGKTMLPAFIDAHSHFAATANSFLQVSLEETTSVEEIIKKINSFIEINNMKENQWIVGKGYDHNDFINKKHPTCFQLDNVKGNFPIIIQHKSGHAGVFNSKGLELMDININTKSPSGGVIGKDKDKLTGYIEENAFMKYLKKIPMASGEELFNAFCMAQERYLSYGITTVQEGMMVSQVAPLYEALIDKKIINLDVVGYSAVDSVEIFKDKFSKSIKKYDNNFKVGGYKIFLDGSPQARTAWVRKPYLNDEMYLGYGTMEFKDVCDAVREAAKNNMQILAHCNGDAAAKQYIDAIDKIKNEGYDVAGIRPVMIHAQFLDRDQLDKVKELGIIPSFFVAHVYYWGDVHISNFGLERASRISLSASSLKKDIKFTFHQDSPVIEPNMIETIHVAVNRVTKKGISLGKDERIPVYEALKAVTINAAYQYFEEDKKGSIEVGKKADFVILDKNPLEIPIENIKEIKVVETIKDGNTLYRIE